One Natator depressus isolate rNatDep1 chromosome 13, rNatDep2.hap1, whole genome shotgun sequence genomic region harbors:
- the LOC141997505 gene encoding olfactory receptor 5A2-like, which produces MEKGEGENPTAITEFILLKFGDLPELPTLLFLVFLVIYIVTVAGNLLIIALVVTDQHLHTPMYFFLGNLSFLETCYTSTVLPRMLASLLTGDRTISVGGCMTQFFFFCFLATTECYLLAAMSYDWYLAICKPLHHGTRMNGRLCLQLAVGCWISGFLPCTIMMSFMSQLIFCGPVKVPSPL; this is translated from the coding sequence ATGgagaaaggagaaggagaaaatCCAACAGCCATCACAGAATTCATCCTCCTAAAGTTTGGGGATCTCCCTGAACTGCCGACCCTTCTCTTCCTGGTCTTCCTAGTGATCTACATTGTGACCGTTGCTGGCAATCTCCTCATTATTGCTCTAGTTGTGACTGATCAACACCTTCACActcccatgtacttcttcctggggaacttgTCCTTTTTGGAGACCTGCTACACCTCCACCGTCCTGCCTAGGatgctggccagtctcctgactggggacagaaccatttCTGTGGGGGGCTGCATGacacagttttttttcttttgttttctagcAACTACAGAGTGTTATCTCCTGGCAGCAATGTCTTATGATTGGTATTTAGCCATATGCAAACCATTGCACCATGGAACCCGTATGAACGGCAGGCTGTGCCTCCAGCTAGCAGTGGGGTGTTGGATAAGTGGATTTCTACCTTGTACAATAATGATGTCTTTTATGTCACAATTAATTTTCTgtggccctgtcaaggttccttccccactctga